One window of the Halobacillus litoralis genome contains the following:
- a CDS encoding thioredoxin family protein, with translation MSTLESIHSIEELNTFVDDQGLSIVFVSRPGCSVCHGLLPQVENLLELYPQIEARQVNADEIPQIAGRFSVMTVPAVLIYSKGKELFRKARFVPIGELNQQLAKLNHFINES, from the coding sequence GTGAGCACTTTGGAATCTATACATTCTATAGAAGAATTGAACACGTTTGTAGATGATCAGGGATTGTCAATAGTTTTTGTATCCCGGCCAGGCTGCTCCGTATGTCATGGATTACTTCCTCAAGTAGAGAATTTGCTGGAACTATACCCACAGATTGAGGCGCGGCAAGTCAATGCAGATGAAATACCACAAATCGCGGGAAGGTTTTCCGTCATGACAGTTCCGGCCGTCCTGATTTACTCAAAAGGGAAAGAGTTGTTCAGGAAAGCGCGCTTCGTACCGATTGGTGAACTGAACCAGCAACTGGCAAAACTGAATCACTTTATCAATGAATCCTAG
- a CDS encoding nucleotidyltransferase domain-containing protein, whose product MRQTKAVEAIVHSLREDNLVEAVFLKGSMARGEEDENSDVDLYVLVEEENKAAFLQNRKKHLESYQSIIFYDDIFIIAPQIIVVYENLLHVDLFTVTEKTLVHKDYFKVLYDPARRMDRFQDHQNLWLSQKDFHYAVEDVAFFLLQYKKAADRGNDFWAVKVANDLGINIAKVLLQRYCPERAQLGLKTIDRTLPVEVVEQMRIVYRHLSAKKHPKAVYSMALIIQDHIIWLSSQFEKEKYTIPFLKRMLNEMIN is encoded by the coding sequence ATGAGACAAACAAAGGCTGTAGAGGCTATCGTACATAGTTTAAGAGAAGATAATCTAGTAGAAGCTGTCTTTCTTAAAGGGTCAATGGCACGTGGAGAAGAAGATGAAAATTCCGATGTCGACCTTTATGTATTAGTCGAAGAGGAAAATAAGGCTGCATTCTTACAAAATAGAAAAAAACATCTCGAAAGTTATCAATCCATTATCTTCTACGATGATATTTTCATTATTGCTCCACAGATCATTGTTGTTTATGAAAACTTGTTGCATGTCGACTTATTTACGGTTACGGAAAAAACACTTGTACATAAAGATTATTTTAAGGTGCTCTATGATCCCGCACGACGTATGGACAGATTCCAAGATCATCAAAACTTATGGTTGTCACAAAAAGATTTTCATTATGCAGTGGAAGATGTGGCTTTTTTTCTTTTACAATATAAAAAAGCAGCTGACCGTGGGAATGACTTTTGGGCAGTGAAGGTGGCAAATGATCTAGGGATTAATATAGCAAAGGTTTTGTTACAAAGGTACTGCCCAGAACGTGCGCAATTAGGATTAAAAACGATCGATCGGACGCTGCCGGTAGAAGTGGTTGAACAAATGAGAATAGTCTATAGACACCTTTCAGCAAAGAAGCATCCAAAAGCCGTATACAGCATGGCTTTGATTATACAGGACCATATCATATGGTTATCTTCACAATTTGAAAAAGAGAAGTATACCATTCCTTTTCTTAAAAGAATGTTGAATGAAATGATAAACTAG
- a CDS encoding glutamate-5-semialdehyde dehydrogenase codes for MTLTKSNVNVEAQAMEAKKASKKLLVLSEEEKNQALLHLADVLEREYETILTANEKDLENGRKKDFTDAFMDRLSLSKERIAGFAQGLRDVAQLEDPTGQVLSDWTLENGLQVEKVTVPLGVIGMIYEARPNVTVDATGLALKSGNAIVLKGGSSAINSNQAIVEVMHRGLAETKIPKEAVQFIASTDRAATNELFTMKEHIDVLIPRGGGKLIQAVVENATVPVLETGVGNCHIYVDKDADVEKAIAILVNAKTDRPAVCNAAETLVVHKEWLEQYKDALITALKANDIGVHGDEYIQEIIPGSVLAGEEDWANEYLSTDIAVKAVDNLTDAIAHIETYGTKHSEAIVTEDSEAAEKFFALVDAAALYHNASTRFTDGSALGFGAEIGISTQKLHARGPMGLPALTTVKFLMKGTGQIR; via the coding sequence ATGACACTAACTAAAAGTAATGTGAACGTTGAAGCGCAAGCAATGGAAGCTAAGAAAGCATCCAAAAAACTGCTGGTTCTTTCTGAAGAAGAGAAAAACCAAGCACTGCTTCATTTAGCTGATGTTCTTGAACGGGAATACGAAACGATTCTTACTGCGAATGAAAAAGACTTAGAAAATGGACGTAAAAAAGACTTTACTGATGCCTTCATGGATCGTCTATCTTTATCTAAGGAACGTATCGCTGGTTTTGCTCAAGGATTGCGCGACGTTGCACAGCTTGAAGATCCGACCGGCCAAGTACTTTCAGATTGGACACTTGAGAATGGTCTTCAAGTTGAAAAAGTGACAGTACCACTTGGCGTCATCGGTATGATTTATGAGGCACGCCCCAACGTAACGGTTGACGCGACAGGGCTTGCTTTGAAATCCGGTAATGCAATTGTATTGAAGGGAGGATCTTCTGCTATCAACTCCAACCAGGCGATTGTTGAAGTGATGCACCGCGGTTTAGCGGAAACGAAGATTCCTAAAGAAGCTGTTCAGTTCATCGCATCAACAGATCGTGCTGCTACAAATGAACTCTTTACGATGAAAGAACACATTGATGTGCTCATTCCTCGTGGTGGCGGTAAGCTTATCCAAGCCGTTGTCGAAAATGCGACCGTACCAGTCCTTGAAACGGGAGTAGGAAACTGCCACATCTATGTAGACAAAGATGCAGATGTAGAAAAAGCGATTGCTATTCTTGTGAACGCAAAGACAGATCGTCCTGCTGTATGTAACGCAGCGGAAACGCTAGTTGTGCACAAAGAATGGTTGGAACAGTATAAAGATGCTTTGATAACTGCATTGAAAGCGAATGATATTGGGGTACACGGTGATGAATATATTCAGGAAATCATTCCGGGATCAGTGCTTGCCGGTGAAGAAGACTGGGCGAATGAATACTTGAGCACTGACATCGCTGTAAAAGCCGTTGACAATTTAACAGACGCGATTGCTCATATTGAAACGTACGGCACCAAACACTCTGAAGCGATCGTAACTGAAGATTCAGAGGCTGCCGAAAAATTCTTCGCACTTGTTGATGCAGCGGCTCTTTACCATAATGCTTCTACTCGTTTTACTGACGGTAGTGCACTGGGATTCGGAGCGGAAATCGGCATTTCCACTCAAAAATTGCATGCTCGAGGCCCGATGGGACTTCCTGCGCTAACAACAGTGAAGTTCTTGATGAAGGGTACCGGTCAAATTCGATAA
- the proB gene encoding glutamate 5-kinase, giving the protein MLTQNKKRVVIKIGSSSLTSMHGEISRRKLEKLVDEVVRLKDDGHEVLLVSSGAVAAGYRKLGCLERPSTLPEKQAAASIGQGLLMESYSDLFLSHGYMGSQILITRSDFSDEDRYNNARNTINVLLERGIIPIVNENDTITIDRLKFGDNDTLSAKVAGLVDADQLIILSDIDGLYDADPRKNEDAQLLDKVHEITPEIEEAAGDPGSAVGTGGMKSKIDAFKISMASGISSFLGKANTPSIVYDAVYYNAKGTYFETTTDSENLDQKKQWIAFNSGPEGEVIIDHRAKESIIEMKKSLLPMNIHHVKGRFKKGSVVRIHDLTGDEIGLGVVNYSSEEMEEMISLTEPELESYDKAAIERKDFVCHLEVAMPVGV; this is encoded by the coding sequence ATGTTGACTCAAAACAAAAAAAGGGTAGTAATTAAAATAGGGAGTAGTTCCCTCACCAGTATGCACGGAGAAATCAGCCGACGTAAATTAGAAAAGCTAGTAGATGAAGTCGTTCGTTTAAAAGACGACGGCCACGAAGTTTTACTCGTATCCTCAGGAGCCGTAGCAGCAGGCTATCGCAAACTCGGATGCTTAGAGCGCCCGAGCACATTGCCGGAAAAACAAGCTGCCGCATCCATTGGTCAAGGATTGTTGATGGAATCATATTCCGATCTCTTCCTATCCCACGGCTATATGGGTTCTCAAATCCTTATTACACGTAGTGACTTTTCTGACGAAGATCGTTACAACAACGCTCGTAACACAATCAATGTATTGCTCGAACGTGGGATCATTCCGATCGTAAACGAGAATGACACGATCACAATAGACAGACTGAAATTCGGTGACAATGATACGCTTTCAGCTAAAGTGGCAGGACTTGTCGACGCCGATCAATTGATTATTCTATCTGATATTGATGGACTATACGATGCGGACCCAAGAAAAAATGAGGACGCTCAACTACTCGACAAAGTCCACGAAATAACCCCGGAAATCGAAGAAGCGGCTGGTGACCCAGGTAGTGCTGTAGGTACTGGTGGTATGAAATCCAAAATCGATGCATTCAAGATTTCTATGGCATCTGGCATTTCTTCTTTCTTAGGCAAAGCCAATACACCGAGCATCGTTTATGATGCCGTTTATTACAACGCCAAAGGCACGTACTTTGAAACAACAACAGATTCAGAAAACTTGGATCAGAAGAAACAATGGATCGCTTTCAACTCAGGACCTGAAGGGGAAGTGATTATTGATCATCGTGCCAAGGAATCAATCATTGAGATGAAGAAGAGTTTGCTGCCAATGAACATTCATCATGTTAAAGGCCGCTTTAAAAAGGGCTCTGTCGTGCGTATTCACGATCTCACTGGCGATGAAATTGGGCTTGGAGTCGTAAATTATTCTTCAGAAGAAATGGAAGAAATGATCAGTCTGACCGAACCGGAATTAGAGTCTTATGATAAAGCAGCTATTGAACGTAAAGACTTTGTCTGCCATTTAGAAGTTGCCATGCCTGTAGGTGTTTAA
- a CDS encoding YdeI/OmpD-associated family protein — MTSNNMNPKVDEFLSQSEKWKQEYGMLRDIILDCNLNEELKWGKPCYTFQEKNIVLIHGFKEYCALLFHKGALLKDAQGILIQQTENVQAARQIRFTNVQDIVARKNIVKDYINEAIAVEKAGLEVEFKKKEEIPGELERKFDEIPGLKAAFEALTPGRQRAYILYFSKAKKTTTRESRVEKYVQHILNGKGLND; from the coding sequence ATGACAAGTAATAATATGAATCCTAAGGTTGATGAGTTCTTAAGTCAATCCGAAAAGTGGAAGCAAGAATATGGGATGTTGAGAGATATTATTCTGGACTGTAATCTGAATGAAGAATTGAAGTGGGGTAAACCTTGCTATACGTTTCAGGAAAAAAACATCGTTTTAATTCATGGATTCAAAGAGTATTGTGCGCTTCTGTTTCACAAAGGAGCTTTGCTGAAGGACGCTCAGGGAATTCTAATACAGCAAACAGAGAATGTACAGGCTGCGCGTCAAATTCGGTTCACCAATGTGCAGGATATAGTTGCTCGGAAGAACATTGTAAAAGACTATATTAATGAAGCTATTGCAGTTGAAAAAGCAGGTTTGGAAGTGGAATTTAAAAAGAAAGAAGAGATTCCTGGAGAACTTGAAAGAAAATTCGATGAAATTCCGGGTTTGAAAGCTGCTTTTGAAGCCTTGACGCCTGGTCGCCAAAGAGCATATATTCTTTACTTTTCTAAAGCTAAAAAAACTACAACGCGAGAGTCCAGGGTTGAAAAGTATGTGCAGCACATTCTTAATGGCAAGGGATTAAACGATTAA
- a CDS encoding DUF421 domain-containing protein, with the protein MDWIWKAVLIILVGTIILRIAGRKSISQMTLSQTVIMIAIGSLLIQPVAGKNIWVTFGVGGVLVLTLIAMEFTQVKFDFMERFLTGRSVSIIENGQLNEKNLKKVRFTVDQLEMKLRQMNITSIADVKSATLEPNGQVGYELKEEKRPATKKDIDNLNKQIQSLRQMLNPNQAVQPDEANPLAEDLFKEVETKQHQQVHPDRLQ; encoded by the coding sequence ATGGATTGGATATGGAAAGCTGTTTTAATCATACTGGTCGGTACGATCATACTGAGGATTGCAGGTAGGAAGTCAATCTCGCAAATGACTCTGTCGCAAACGGTAATTATGATCGCTATCGGGTCATTACTGATTCAGCCGGTGGCAGGGAAAAATATTTGGGTGACGTTCGGCGTCGGGGGTGTCCTTGTCCTAACGTTGATTGCGATGGAATTCACCCAGGTGAAATTTGATTTTATGGAGCGTTTTTTGACAGGAAGGTCAGTATCCATCATTGAAAATGGCCAATTGAATGAGAAAAATTTGAAAAAAGTACGTTTCACTGTGGATCAGTTAGAGATGAAGTTAAGGCAAATGAATATTACCTCCATAGCAGATGTCAAATCTGCCACCCTTGAACCGAATGGGCAGGTGGGTTATGAATTGAAAGAGGAGAAAAGGCCAGCAACCAAGAAAGACATTGATAACCTTAATAAGCAAATCCAGTCATTAAGGCAAATGTTGAATCCGAATCAAGCTGTACAGCCTGATGAAGCGAATCCGCTTGCTGAAGACCTATTCAAGGAAGTCGAAACGAAACAACACCAGCAAGTCCATCCTGATCGTTTGCAATAG
- the proC gene encoding pyrroline-5-carboxylate reductase produces the protein MIKQTIAFLGAGSMAEAMISGMVESGNIPAENIIVTNRSNQQRLNEINSKYGVRTVLKDELNFSEVDQFILAMKPKDIDAVLEDLKDKLTPNQVLVSVLAGISTSYMEERLNDRQEVIRVMPNTSSMLRESATAICPGQFVAMDKVIVAKELLRSIGEVFVIEEDKMDVFTGIAGSGPAYFYYLMEHIEETGRAEGMDRETLREIGAQTLLGAAKMMLERDESPTELRENVTSPNGTTAAGLDALNENGGGQAISEAIKGAASRSKELSKELEGLLVGSK, from the coding sequence ATGATTAAACAAACGATTGCTTTTCTAGGTGCAGGTTCAATGGCTGAAGCGATGATTTCAGGAATGGTGGAATCCGGTAATATTCCAGCTGAAAACATCATTGTAACCAATCGAAGTAATCAACAACGTTTAAATGAAATCAATTCGAAATATGGAGTACGCACAGTCTTGAAAGATGAGTTGAATTTCTCTGAAGTCGATCAATTCATTTTGGCAATGAAACCAAAGGACATTGATGCTGTACTTGAAGATTTAAAAGATAAATTGACACCTAATCAAGTACTTGTATCTGTACTTGCTGGTATTTCAACATCATATATGGAAGAGCGTCTGAACGATCGCCAAGAAGTGATCCGCGTTATGCCGAATACTTCGAGTATGCTGCGCGAATCAGCTACGGCAATTTGCCCAGGTCAATTCGTTGCAATGGATAAAGTGATCGTTGCAAAAGAATTGCTGCGTTCCATCGGAGAGGTCTTTGTCATCGAAGAAGACAAAATGGATGTTTTCACAGGAATCGCAGGAAGTGGACCGGCATATTTCTATTATTTAATGGAGCATATTGAAGAAACAGGTCGTGCCGAAGGGATGGACCGTGAAACGTTGCGCGAAATCGGAGCTCAAACACTACTTGGTGCAGCCAAGATGATGCTTGAACGTGATGAAAGCCCGACAGAACTTCGCGAAAACGTAACATCACCGAATGGTACAACTGCTGCAGGACTCGACGCATTAAATGAAAATGGCGGCGGGCAAGCAATATCAGAAGCAATCAAAGGAGCGGCCAGCCGTTCTAAAGAATTGAGCAAAGAACTTGAAGGACTACTTGTAGGAAGCAAATAA